From Candidatus Hydrogenedentota bacterium:
GGTCAGTTTCTCAATCCGGCGTTCCCGAGTTGCCCGAAGGGATTGTGGCCGAAAGCGAGGCGATGCGTACCGTGTTTCAACAGGCCGAAAGAGTCGCCCCCTCCGAGGCCACCGTGCTGCTGCTCGGAGAAAGCGGCACGGGCAAAGAGGTCGTAGCCGCGTACATTCACCGCCGGAGCGCGCGCGCCGCCCAGCCCTTCGTGCAGGTCAACTGCGGCGCGCTGCCCGAAAACCTTATCGAAAGCGAGCTGTTCGGCCACGAAAAAGGCGCGTTCACCGGCGCGGACGCCCAACGCAACGGGCGCTTCCAGGAAGCCCACCAGGGCTCCATTTTCCTCGACGAAATCGGGGAACTGCCCCTCGCGGTTCAGCCAGCATTCCTGCATGTCCTCGAAAGCGGCAATATACGGCGCGTAGGAGGCAGCCAGGAACTCACCGTTGACGTGCGCGTCATCGCCGCAACCAACCGCAGCCTCGAAAACGATGTCCGGGAAGGCCGGTTTCGCGAAGACCTCTATTACCGGCTCAATGTGTTTGCCCTCGAGGTCCCCCCGTTGCGCGAACGCCGCGACGACATCCTGCCCCTCGCTGCGCATTTCCTCAAAGACGGCAAGCGGCGCCTCGCCCCTGCAACCGAGCGCGTGCTCATGGCCTACGACTGGCCGGGAAACGTGCGCGAACTTCGAAACGCCATCGAGCGCGCCGTCATCATGTCCGACGGCAATCTCGTGCTGCCCAAAGACCTGCCCCCGCACCTTCAGAATACGGCGCCGGCCGGGAAACCCAGCAGCGTGCTTGTGGGCGACATGCGCGAGATCCAGCGCCGGGCCATTATCGAGGCGCTTGAGAAGACCGGCGGCAACAAGACCCGCGCCGCCGACCTGCTCGGCATCAGCCGCCGTAACCTCATCTACAAACTGCGGGAGTACGGGCTGTAACGGCCCGGCGCCCGTTCACGGCAGGGGGCCGGGTTCCGCGCCGTGCGCCGTTTCCAATGCGGCGTCCAAACGGCGAATCTCCGCGGCAAGCTGTTCCGCAACCTGCATCCGGCCCTCGGCGTCGTAGTGTGTGGTCGGCAGGGGGCTTTCGTAGAAATGCCTTATGGGTAAATGCACGGAAAGATCGACGACATTGGCGTTGCCCTCCGCAAGCGCCTCCTGGATGATGCGGGAATCGCGCTGTACATTCTCCCCCATTTCGTGTCCCGCAGCGTCTTGCATCAACTCATGATTGATCGGCGTCAGGTAAAAGATGGGCTCCGCCCCCATGGCGCGGGCCAGCTCCGCGCAGCGCTGGAGAGCCTTCAATTCATGATGCTTTGCATGCAGCGCCTTACTGTAATGCGCGGCGAAATACAACTGCAGAAAATCACGGTGGTTCGCCATGGCTGTGTTCGTCCGAATTGCCTCATCGACCCGTCTTACTCTCTTGAGGGATACCCCTGTTTCCTTCGCGAGAAACCGAAGATGTTCATCGCGTGGTCTTGGAGCGCTATCGATACCCTTAAGGATGGAAATCGGGCGAAGAAAGGACCGCAACAGGAGCCCGTCATGTTCCAGAAACAACCTGGATTCAACGTATTGTCTTCCAAGAGCGCCAGCGGCGTACGGGCGAAGCGTCGAGTGGTTCATGCATATCACAACGTAGCGCGGATGCAGCCCTTCACTCTGCAGGCGGCGCAGAATAGCCGCATCGAGAGTGGGGAGCATCCCAGGGAGCAACAGGGCTCTAACCTTGTATTCGGGCAGGAGGTCGCCAAGCATCACGCATGTGGGCCGCATGTCATCAGCGTCTGGGGGATGAGAAAAAACCGAGCTGTCTCCAAGAAACACGATCTCGGGCGATTCCTGCAATGTGTCGTTAAGCGGCCGATCCAACCAGGAAGGAGGCGGCTGACCCCCGAAAACAAGCGATACGCCGACTTGCAGCGCCAGGAGAAGTGCGGTAAACAGGGCTGCTTTGACGAGAAACAATCCCAACCCTGCCTTCGGTGTCTGTTCGTGATACGTCTCTGTCATCGGACGTCGCTGCTCCACTTAGAACTGGAAATAGATGAACGGGATTCTCTGTACAACGCCGAAGTTCATGATGGCAGCCGCCAAAACAGCATAGGCGGCCCAGCGGAGTGAGAGAACTGGCAAGGTGAGGAGCCGGGGTGGGCCGCCCTTGCTCTGGAAATGCTCCGCAACAAGCATGAGAACCGTTGCCCCTGCCGTGATTGCCAGTTGTGACGCATTCTCGCTCAACGCGCTGAGCTCCCTTATGACCGCTGCGGGGCTGAACACGTAGTAAACAAGGTCCGGCATCTGTTGAAGGACGTATGACGCGTCCTTCACGGAATTGGCACGGAAGAAAACCCATCCGATGTTGACCAGCACGAAGGTGAGCGTAATCTGGAGCACATGATGCAGCCGGGGCGCCTTGTCGAGTCCTGTGGCGCGAACGACGGTGGCGCGAATGTCTCGTGTCGCGTGCGAACTGATGTAGTAAGCGGCGTGAAGCAGGCCCCAGATCACGAACGTCCAGTCCGCGCCATGCCACAGCCCGCTCGCTCCAAACACAATGAGGAGATTCAGGTACATGCGGGAAATCTTCACGCGGCTCCCGCCAAGAGGAATGTACACGTAGTCCCGAAACCACGTCGAGAGCGAGATGTGCCAGCGGCGCCAGAAATCCCCGATAGACGTCGCGAAGTAGGGCCGGTCGAAATTG
This genomic window contains:
- a CDS encoding sigma-54 dependent transcriptional regulator yields the protein MREHRHRIAIVDDDPGQRQLLANALERAGYDTIRCEDGPQGLEAAPAASLMLLDVRMPGMSGLEVLETVKRDRPQLPVILLTAYIDVRDAVHAMKQGALDYLEKPVDLDELIAAVDDALGPTGRSVSQSGVPELPEGIVAESEAMRTVFQQAERVAPSEATVLLLGESGTGKEVVAAYIHRRSARAAQPFVQVNCGALPENLIESELFGHEKGAFTGADAQRNGRFQEAHQGSIFLDEIGELPLAVQPAFLHVLESGNIRRVGGSQELTVDVRVIAATNRSLENDVREGRFREDLYYRLNVFALEVPPLRERRDDILPLAAHFLKDGKRRLAPATERVLMAYDWPGNVRELRNAIERAVIMSDGNLVLPKDLPPHLQNTAPAGKPSSVLVGDMREIQRRAIIEALEKTGGNKTRAADLLGISRRNLIYKLREYGL